The Pelmatolapia mariae isolate MD_Pm_ZW unplaced genomic scaffold, Pm_UMD_F_2 NODE_ptg000448l+_length_30240_cov_1, whole genome shotgun sequence genome includes a region encoding these proteins:
- the LOC135932370 gene encoding solute carrier family 22 member 13-like, with amino-acid sequence MNFDQILSAIGGFGRYQKILYIWICLPQILLAFHMLVSIFTGATPPHQCREGSSPAAGNQSLYSATLNFSLSNSSCFSQDVVLLGNGTQRVPCGDGWVYSRETFESTIVTEWDLVCSKAVFNNIGSSIYMFGLLVGSVVFGAMADRYGRRFVLLLSLALQTVFGVAVAFAPNFPVYVILRFVVGTTISGVIINAFVLGTEWTCTKRRMLAGIITDYAYGLGYMLLAGVAYLIRDWRKLQLAISAPGFLLSFYIWVLPHSARWLLANNRREEAIALLRKAALVNGRVLPPTVQVEKCEISVEGKRSHSAVDLVRTPQMRKRSLILFYVWFVNVLVYYGLSLGVSRLGTDLYLTQFVFGLVEIPARSLVLVLLPFSRRLTQSGFLAIGGLACLLMLAVPADHPNLLSGLAMVGKFGIAASFAVIYVYTAEIFPTVLRQTGIGVSCMFARMGGVLAPIINMLHNHSPATPLAIFGISPLLGAVLALALPETADRPLPDTVEDAENWDVRTPPTEENPEMHEDDSQSGRSTEKLELCNLASHT; translated from the exons ATGAATTTCGATCAGATCCTCTCTGCCATTGGAGGCTTTGGCAGATACCAGAAAATTCTCTACATATGGATATGTCTACCTCAGATCCTCCTCGCCTTCCACATGCTGGTGAGCATCTTCACCGGAGCCACGCCGCCTCATCAGTGCCGCGAGGGCTCGAGTCCAGCAGCGGGGAATCAGTCCCTGTATTCAGCCACCCTGAACTTCAGCCTCTCCAACTCCTCCTGCTTCTCCCAGGATGTCGTGCTGCTGGGCAACGGCACTCAGCGCGTACCGTGCGGTGACGGATGGGTCTATAGCAGGGAGACTTTTGAGAGCACCATCGTCACCGAG TGGGACCTGGTGTGCAGCAAAGCTGTGTTCAACAACATTGGATCATCTATCTACATGTTTGGCCTGCTGGTGGGATCGGTGGTGTTTGGAGCCATGGCTGACAG GTATGGCCGACGCTTCGTCCTGCTGCTGTCCCTCGCTCTCCAGACTGTGTTCGGTGTCGCTGTGGCTTTTGCACCCAACTTCCCAGTCTATGTGATTCTTCGCTTTGTAGTTGGCACAACAATATCTGGTGTCATCATCAATGCTTTTGTACTTG GTACTGAGTGGACATGCACCAAGAGACGCATGCTGGCTGGTATCATCACCGACTATGCCTATGGCCTGGGTTATATGCTGCTAGCAGGAGTAGCATATCTTATAAGAGACTGGAGAAAGCTGCAACTAGCAATATCAGCCCCGGGCTTCCTGCTTAGCTTCTATATATG GGTGCTTCCCCATTCTGCCAGATGGTTGTTGGCCAACaacaggagagaggaggccatcGCTCTCCTTCGCAAGGCAGCGCTGGTTAATGGTCGTGTCTTACCTCCCACcgtacag GTTGAGAAGTGTGAGATATCGGTCGAGGGGAAGAGAAGTCACTCGGCTGTCGATCTGGTACGCACGCCTCAGATGAGGAAAAGATCTCTGATCTTGTTCTATGTTTG GTTTGTGAATGTGCTGGTCTATTACGGTCTCTCACTGGGCGTGTCCAGGTTGGGGACAGACCTCTACCTGACCCAGTTTGTGTTCGGGCTGGTTGAGATCCCAGCTCGTTCTCTGGTCCTCGTCTTGCTGCCCTTCAGCCGCCGTCTCACTCAGAGTGGCTTTCTGGCAATCGGAGGCCTCGCCTGTCTGCTCATGCTTGCGGTGCCTGCAG ATCATCCTAATCTCCTGAGTGGTCTCGCCATGGTAGGGAAGTTTGGCATAGCGGCGTCGTTTGCTGTGATCTATGTCTACACTGCTGAGATATTCCCCACGGTGCTTCG GCAAACAGGAATAGGCGTATCCTGTATGTTTGCAAGGATGGGTGGTGTGCTGGCACCCATTATCAACATGCTTCATAACCACAGCCCGGCCACACCCCTCGCCATCTTCGGCATCTCCCCGCTTCTGGGAGCTGTCCTAGCCCTGGCCCTTCCTGAAACTGCCGACAGACCTCTTCCAGACACAGTGGAGGATGCAGAGAACTGGGATGTTAG GACACCTCCAACCGAGGAAAACCCAGAGATGCATGAAGATGatagccaatcaggacgcagcaCAGAGAAGCTGGAGTTATGCAATCTGGCAAGCCACACCTAA